The Nitrospirales bacterium genome includes a window with the following:
- a CDS encoding S9 family peptidase: MTSVNVSPYGSWKSPLTSGMIVAQAVRLGQIQVTAQGLFWVEGRPTEGGRNVIVRRTSDADISDITPSTFNVRSRVHEYGGAAYLIANEAIYFSNDSDQRVYRHPLSGAWPEPMTDPGPFRYADFTLDASRNRLIAIREDHSVTDHEPSNAIVSISLDESSKEPREQLLVQGYDFYASPRLSPDGRQLAWLSWNHPNMPWDGCELWVADFDADGAVTEGKIVAGGPEESIFQPEWSPTGTLYFISDRTGWWNLYRIWQDEVNALFPMEAEWGLPQWNFGLSTYGFHSPTTLACLYTQEGNWHLATLDVESRQLSSFDLSYPELSDLRVFNGHAYCLASSPTEPHCLIQVDLLSNHHSILYRSRGLPVSQDYLSTPEAITYPTENGQQAHAFFYPPHNPDFSAPSQERPPLIVKSHGGPTGATDQSFDVMIQYWTSRGFAVLDVNYGGSTGYGRTYRARLNGQWGIVDIDDCVNGVKSLIRQDKIDPKRVAIMGGSAGGYTTLCALTFRDIFSAGSSHYGVSDLEALARDTHKFESRYLHGLVGPYPEERERYQQRSPIHHASQLSCPIILFQGLEDKVVPPDQAGRMVEALNNKGLPVAYVAFEGEQHGFRKADNIKRVLDVELYFYSRIFKFSPADPIEPIQILNFS; encoded by the coding sequence ATGACATCCGTAAACGTTTCTCCCTATGGTTCTTGGAAGTCTCCATTGACGTCAGGAATGATCGTCGCTCAGGCCGTCAGATTGGGACAAATACAAGTCACGGCTCAAGGACTCTTTTGGGTTGAAGGACGACCAACAGAAGGCGGACGCAACGTCATTGTCCGTCGAACATCTGACGCCGACATCTCTGATATCACGCCGTCCACATTTAATGTTCGGTCACGGGTTCATGAATATGGCGGAGCCGCATATCTTATCGCCAATGAAGCCATCTATTTCTCGAATGACTCCGATCAACGAGTCTATCGACACCCTCTTTCAGGTGCCTGGCCGGAACCAATGACAGACCCAGGGCCTTTTCGTTACGCGGATTTCACCTTGGATGCCTCTCGCAACCGCCTGATCGCCATCAGAGAAGATCATTCTGTCACAGATCATGAGCCATCAAACGCGATCGTTAGCATCTCATTAGATGAGAGCTCGAAAGAGCCCCGTGAACAGCTACTCGTTCAGGGATATGATTTTTATGCATCCCCACGCTTGAGTCCTGACGGACGACAGCTCGCGTGGCTTTCCTGGAACCATCCGAACATGCCTTGGGATGGATGCGAATTATGGGTTGCCGACTTTGATGCCGACGGAGCGGTAACGGAGGGTAAGATCGTCGCAGGTGGTCCTGAGGAATCAATCTTTCAACCAGAATGGTCTCCGACCGGAACCCTGTATTTCATATCTGACCGTACAGGTTGGTGGAATCTTTACAGAATTTGGCAGGATGAGGTAAATGCCCTTTTCCCAATGGAGGCTGAATGGGGGCTTCCTCAATGGAACTTCGGCCTTTCTACGTATGGATTCCATTCCCCCACCACCCTCGCCTGTCTTTACACGCAGGAAGGAAACTGGCATCTCGCGACCCTTGATGTTGAATCGCGGCAACTATCAAGCTTTGATCTTTCCTATCCCGAACTCAGCGACCTTCGCGTCTTCAACGGTCACGCTTACTGTCTCGCCAGCTCTCCAACTGAACCTCATTGCCTGATTCAGGTTGATCTGCTGTCTAACCACCATTCGATCCTCTATCGTTCAAGGGGTCTTCCTGTTTCGCAAGACTATCTTTCGACGCCTGAGGCCATTACGTATCCGACAGAGAATGGACAGCAAGCCCATGCGTTCTTTTATCCGCCACATAATCCGGACTTTTCAGCTCCCTCGCAGGAACGTCCTCCATTAATCGTCAAAAGCCATGGTGGTCCGACAGGCGCTACCGATCAGTCATTTGATGTGATGATCCAATACTGGACCAGTCGAGGCTTTGCCGTCCTTGATGTCAATTACGGAGGAAGTACCGGATATGGCCGAACGTATCGAGCCAGATTGAACGGACAATGGGGAATCGTCGATATTGACGATTGCGTGAATGGCGTCAAGTCTCTCATCCGGCAAGACAAGATCGATCCGAAACGAGTCGCAATCATGGGTGGAAGCGCAGGTGGATATACGACCCTTTGCGCGCTGACGTTTCGCGACATCTTTTCAGCGGGATCGAGTCACTACGGCGTTTCCGACTTGGAGGCGCTTGCACGGGACACGCATAAATTTGAGTCTCGCTATTTACACGGATTGGTGGGGCCATACCCGGAAGAACGGGAACGCTATCAACAACGTTCGCCAATTCATCATGCCAGCCAGCTTTCGTGTCCGATTATTCTATTTCAAGGACTGGAAGACAAAGTGGTTCCTCCCGATCAGGCGGGAAGAATGGTGGAAGCCCTAAACAATAAAGGTCTGCCTGTGGCATATGTGGCATTCGAAGGAGAGCAGCATGGATTTCGGAAGGCAGACAATATCAAGCGTGTGCTCGATGTTGAGTTATATTTTTATTCGAGAATTTTCAAATTTTCTCCAGCCGACCCAATTGAGCCA
- a CDS encoding DUF167 family protein produces the protein MVDDYIHETADGVILRVYAQPRASKTAYVGPHGEKGLKFTLAAPPVEGEANEMLCAFLAKQLQLPKGAVIMISGSGSRHKRIRLTGISIEKVKQYFRKWK, from the coding sequence ATGGTTGATGACTACATACATGAAACGGCTGATGGTGTGATCTTACGTGTCTACGCGCAGCCTCGAGCTTCAAAGACGGCATACGTCGGTCCGCACGGCGAGAAAGGTCTAAAATTTACCTTGGCCGCTCCGCCAGTTGAAGGTGAGGCGAATGAAATGCTCTGTGCATTCCTTGCCAAGCAACTGCAGTTGCCGAAAGGTGCCGTCATCATGATCTCTGGGTCCGGGAGTCGTCATAAACGAATCAGGTTGACCGGCATATCAATAGAGAAAGTTAAACAGTATTTCAGGAAGTGGAAGTAG
- a CDS encoding VWA domain-containing protein: MNSRSQHSSLLECLLDRHEPSTAERLLDGLIEQGVATTVFELLEELRDVSSKVASEAVWSLEEFRRRCGLQAVISWLDLGICLTGTRGALGLRYFKESPLILGVLEDSEQREGLLRLILELADGPSDVAPNCAYEFFKKAPELLLEIPLTELGAWAEVGMELAQWDYVLGVEFFTESPSIAKALSFDQVRPWIGFGMKLVTTNSLGKTDYVGTIEYFRSSPNILREIEPVEIKQLVLEMGSTLADESPELAIAFLADCPRLLQNLSSTDWKVRVFQYGLLLADRDAKSTLAYLNRVPEILYLTGESEDALHVFEEWYRHGMDVLEYSAEGARAYFSLETKHALTAVEQAMQGVPLRQIARTLKLFAQGMCGRDVAIEALPQTSQAVTTRVPGAPEPRAKVSADGQTIYLPLLMRQGATREGNMRRYTVMTAHEAGHLEFGTYRVSRERLHALARDVHQRYAPLQDETSASMPDTLGNVFALYPQKGVIHDLWEILEDARIEFLLQHEYPGLRQDLVVLTKEAVQTRSFLHGMTVREIVLDALLLRFANEPSGIAEQPDLQDVVERSWQLAQTILHLEATADDVVLVADRIYQVLDEMIAKLSSADKQEWRELDEEESSEVGAGPRAAEETSDEYRPITNLSYRGAMDPDMVQGQGQDEWTGQTAADEKREADSISPEHREESSQPSVSPGAREKERAFQSTGQPRQEYGQSPLEQWLDLDNSRRQGVSNVPQGAHEILYDEWDGILNDYRPRWCRVLERHGQEGHTEFVEDTLASYGHEIRLLRRYFETIRPTALRHLGRQEGGDDIDIDEVVRRIADKRVGNEPSDRVYLRRERHDRQVAVAFLIDMSGSTGQRIGSESRRVLDVEKEGLILLSEALSAIGDAYAMYGYSGQGRGHVELTVLKEFDEASLSRTVSRIGGIAPKKQNRDGAAIRHAVTRLLRQPARTRLLVILSDGKPLDDGYADEYALEDTRMALREARKKGIHPFCITVDREAGDYIARMYGEVGFLVIDDVTSLPRRLPRIYQRLTT; the protein is encoded by the coding sequence ATGAACTCACGGTCCCAACATTCCTCACTTCTCGAGTGCCTCTTAGATCGGCATGAGCCATCGACGGCGGAACGTTTGCTCGATGGACTCATTGAGCAAGGTGTGGCAACGACTGTCTTCGAGCTGCTGGAAGAGCTTCGTGACGTGTCTTCAAAAGTCGCCAGCGAAGCCGTCTGGAGTTTGGAAGAGTTTCGGCGACGTTGTGGACTGCAGGCCGTCATCTCTTGGCTGGATCTTGGCATTTGCCTGACTGGGACAAGGGGGGCGCTTGGGTTACGCTATTTTAAAGAAAGCCCGTTGATCCTTGGGGTTTTGGAAGATTCGGAACAACGTGAAGGTCTTTTGCGACTCATCCTAGAGTTGGCGGATGGTCCGTCTGACGTGGCTCCCAATTGTGCGTATGAATTTTTTAAAAAAGCCCCAGAACTGTTGCTGGAAATTCCCTTGACTGAGTTGGGGGCCTGGGCTGAGGTTGGAATGGAATTGGCGCAATGGGATTATGTGTTAGGAGTGGAATTTTTCACCGAAAGCCCCTCGATCGCCAAAGCCCTTTCATTCGATCAGGTCAGGCCATGGATCGGGTTCGGGATGAAATTGGTGACTACAAATAGTTTGGGTAAAACCGACTATGTGGGAACGATTGAATACTTCCGTTCAAGTCCCAATATTCTGCGGGAAATCGAACCGGTCGAAATCAAGCAATTAGTCTTGGAAATGGGCTCTACGCTGGCTGACGAGTCGCCGGAATTGGCCATTGCTTTTTTAGCGGACTGTCCCAGACTACTCCAAAACTTGTCATCGACCGACTGGAAAGTCAGGGTTTTTCAGTATGGGTTATTGCTCGCCGACCGTGATGCCAAATCCACACTCGCCTATTTGAATCGCGTGCCGGAGATTCTTTACCTCACGGGAGAATCGGAAGATGCTCTTCACGTATTCGAGGAATGGTACCGTCACGGGATGGACGTGTTGGAATATAGTGCCGAAGGGGCACGAGCGTACTTTTCGCTCGAGACCAAACATGCTCTGACTGCCGTGGAGCAGGCGATGCAAGGCGTTCCGTTGCGGCAAATCGCGCGAACGTTGAAATTATTCGCGCAGGGGATGTGCGGGCGGGATGTTGCGATTGAGGCGTTACCGCAGACTTCTCAGGCAGTAACGACGCGGGTTCCTGGTGCCCCAGAACCTCGAGCGAAAGTGAGTGCTGACGGGCAAACGATTTATCTGCCGCTCTTGATGAGGCAAGGCGCAACCCGGGAAGGCAATATGAGGCGGTACACCGTGATGACGGCACATGAAGCTGGTCATCTTGAGTTTGGAACGTACCGGGTGAGTCGAGAACGGCTTCATGCACTGGCTCGCGACGTTCATCAACGCTATGCACCGCTTCAGGATGAAACGTCGGCGTCCATGCCTGACACACTGGGAAACGTATTTGCCCTGTACCCGCAGAAAGGAGTCATCCATGACTTGTGGGAGATTTTAGAAGATGCCCGCATCGAATTTTTATTACAACATGAGTATCCTGGACTCCGGCAAGATTTGGTTGTCTTAACGAAAGAGGCGGTGCAGACTCGATCATTTTTGCACGGAATGACAGTACGTGAGATCGTGCTGGATGCTCTTCTCTTGCGGTTTGCCAACGAACCATCGGGTATAGCAGAACAACCAGATCTTCAAGATGTCGTCGAAAGGTCATGGCAATTAGCGCAAACGATTCTGCATCTGGAGGCGACAGCCGATGACGTGGTTCTCGTGGCAGACCGTATTTATCAGGTGTTGGATGAAATGATCGCCAAATTGAGCTCTGCTGATAAACAGGAGTGGCGTGAGTTAGATGAAGAAGAGTCGTCTGAAGTCGGCGCTGGGCCCCGGGCAGCGGAGGAGACATCGGATGAGTACCGGCCCATTACGAACCTTTCCTATCGGGGGGCGATGGATCCAGATATGGTCCAAGGACAGGGGCAGGACGAGTGGACTGGACAAACGGCAGCGGATGAGAAGCGTGAGGCGGACTCCATTTCACCTGAACACCGCGAAGAATCTTCTCAACCATCGGTGTCACCGGGAGCCCGTGAAAAGGAGCGGGCATTCCAGTCTACAGGCCAACCGCGGCAAGAATATGGTCAGTCACCACTCGAACAATGGTTGGACCTGGACAATAGTCGACGCCAGGGAGTCTCGAATGTCCCGCAGGGTGCTCACGAAATTCTCTATGATGAATGGGATGGTATCCTGAATGATTACCGCCCGCGCTGGTGTCGGGTGCTTGAACGTCATGGACAAGAAGGCCACACAGAATTTGTTGAAGACACGTTAGCCAGTTATGGTCATGAAATACGTCTCTTGCGTCGTTATTTCGAAACCATTCGGCCAACCGCTCTTCGGCATTTGGGTCGGCAGGAGGGGGGAGACGACATCGATATCGACGAAGTGGTCAGGCGTATCGCGGACAAGCGCGTGGGAAACGAGCCGTCTGACCGAGTGTATCTCCGTCGCGAACGACATGATCGGCAAGTGGCGGTGGCCTTTTTAATCGACATGAGTGGTTCAACTGGACAACGAATTGGTTCGGAGTCGCGGCGTGTTCTTGATGTGGAAAAAGAAGGGTTGATACTGTTATCGGAAGCCTTGAGCGCTATCGGCGATGCCTATGCGATGTATGGCTATTCCGGCCAAGGACGCGGGCACGTGGAGCTGACTGTCCTGAAAGAGTTCGATGAGGCTTCATTAAGCCGAACCGTCTCGCGAATCGGGGGAATTGCACCCAAGAAGCAGAACCGTGATGGAGCCGCGATTCGTCATGCCGTCACTCGCCTGCTTCGACAGCCAGCTCGAACGAGACTCCTGGTTATCCTCAGCGATGGAAAGCCGTTAGACGATGGCTATGCTGACGAGTATGCTTTGGAAGATACCAGGATGGCGCTTCGGGAAGCGCGAAAGAAAGGAATTCACCCGTTCTGCATCACCGTGGATCGAGAGGCTGGGGACTATATCGCACGCATGTACGGTGAAGTCGGGTTTTTGGTGATTGACGATGTGACTAGCTTGCCGCGACGGCTTCCCCGTATTTATCAACGATTAACGACCTAA
- the mdh gene encoding malate dehydrogenase has product MKRIKVTVVGAGNVGGSIAQRVAEKNGYDVILVDIVEGMPQGKALDLAQAGPVCGYDSQIIGSNQFEETARSSVVVITSGIARKPGMSRDALIETNTKIVSSVVKEIVQRSPDAIIIIVANPLDAMTYVAYHVSQFPKQRVLGMAGILDSARFRAFIAEELNVSVENVQAMVLGGHGDAMVPLIRYTTVAGRPLHEWMSQDRLDALVKRTRQGGAEIVNLLKTGSAYYAPAASAVEMIEAITRDQKKILPCATLCEGEYGFHGLIMGVPVKLGGSGVEEIIEYTLSPEEQSALKLSGDAVRELCQKVDRLLGRQK; this is encoded by the coding sequence ATGAAACGAATCAAGGTTACCGTGGTCGGAGCAGGGAATGTTGGTGGATCCATTGCGCAGCGCGTTGCGGAGAAGAATGGGTATGATGTCATACTCGTCGATATTGTCGAGGGCATGCCTCAAGGCAAGGCATTGGATTTAGCCCAGGCGGGTCCGGTCTGTGGGTATGATTCGCAGATTATTGGCTCGAATCAGTTCGAAGAAACCGCGAGGTCTTCCGTGGTGGTGATCACGTCCGGCATTGCCCGAAAGCCTGGCATGAGCCGTGATGCCCTGATCGAAACGAATACGAAGATCGTGTCGTCAGTCGTGAAAGAAATCGTTCAACGCTCTCCTGATGCCATCATTATCATCGTCGCGAACCCTCTCGATGCCATGACCTACGTGGCCTATCATGTCAGCCAATTTCCCAAACAACGAGTCCTTGGTATGGCGGGGATATTGGATTCTGCGCGTTTCCGGGCCTTTATTGCCGAAGAACTCAATGTGTCCGTGGAAAACGTGCAAGCTATGGTTCTAGGCGGCCATGGGGATGCCATGGTCCCATTGATTCGATACACCACGGTGGCGGGTCGGCCGCTTCATGAATGGATGTCTCAGGACCGCCTTGACGCGTTAGTCAAGAGAACGCGTCAAGGCGGGGCAGAAATCGTCAACTTACTCAAGACCGGAAGTGCCTATTACGCTCCGGCTGCTTCAGCGGTTGAGATGATCGAAGCCATCACTCGAGATCAAAAGAAAATCCTGCCCTGCGCGACGCTCTGTGAGGGGGAGTATGGATTTCACGGCTTGATCATGGGAGTGCCGGTGAAATTGGGAGGCTCGGGCGTCGAAGAAATTATTGAATATACACTTTCACCCGAAGAACAGTCGGCTTTGAAACTTTCTGGAGATGCTGTGCGGGAATTATGTCAGAAAGTCGATCGGTTACTTGGCAGGCAAAAGTAA
- the nuoF gene encoding NADH-quinone oxidoreductase subunit NuoF translates to MIDQVTNAPRILAGADEEPWKIDSYVRRGGYEAWKACVINADRESVIAVLKHSHLRGRGGAGFPTGIKWEKVFHHRVKERYFVCNAGEHEPGTFKDRYLLRHHPHQLLEGCLIAAFTVHAQKAFIYLNAEFEEEREHFEKAIAEARANGLMGENILGTTLNLDLEIFEGHGSYVAGEETAMLESMQGRPAQPKQKPPFYPTEFGLYGKPTLVNNVETLSNIPSILRNGAGWFMQVGTEKSPGTMLFSLSGAVNRPGVYELPLGTPLRYLIEECGQGIPDGRGLKAVFPGGPSFAMVGPDELDLPMDFDSLKKAGTGLGSAGVIVVDDATCMVTQTLKLSKFFEAESCGQCPPCRIGTGELAKLVQKIEEGNGTQKDLDQMLQICGFVKGTGFCTLVTGASVLIQNSLRMFKHEYEEHIKLGGCPFSAQAAHV, encoded by the coding sequence ATGATAGATCAAGTAACCAACGCTCCCCGAATACTCGCGGGTGCGGACGAAGAACCTTGGAAGATTGATTCGTACGTTCGTCGTGGCGGATACGAAGCATGGAAAGCCTGCGTGATTAACGCGGATCGGGAGTCAGTGATTGCGGTGCTCAAGCACTCGCATCTTCGCGGTCGAGGCGGGGCAGGGTTTCCAACCGGGATAAAATGGGAAAAAGTGTTTCATCATCGCGTCAAGGAACGGTACTTCGTGTGTAATGCCGGAGAACATGAACCGGGGACCTTCAAGGATCGCTATTTATTGAGACATCATCCGCATCAATTGCTCGAAGGGTGTTTGATCGCGGCGTTTACCGTGCATGCTCAAAAGGCCTTTATTTATCTCAACGCGGAATTCGAAGAGGAGCGAGAGCATTTTGAAAAGGCGATCGCGGAGGCCCGCGCCAATGGGCTCATGGGAGAGAATATTCTCGGAACGACGCTCAACCTGGACCTTGAGATTTTTGAAGGCCACGGCAGTTACGTGGCGGGTGAAGAGACGGCTATGCTGGAGTCGATGCAGGGCAGGCCGGCGCAACCCAAGCAGAAACCGCCTTTTTATCCCACAGAATTTGGGCTGTATGGGAAACCGACATTAGTCAACAATGTCGAAACGCTGTCGAATATTCCGAGTATCCTGAGGAACGGAGCAGGCTGGTTCATGCAGGTGGGCACTGAAAAAAGTCCTGGGACCATGTTGTTCTCGCTCAGTGGTGCTGTCAATCGTCCTGGCGTGTATGAATTGCCGTTAGGCACGCCACTGCGCTACCTGATCGAAGAATGCGGACAGGGCATTCCTGATGGACGAGGGCTCAAAGCGGTTTTTCCTGGCGGGCCGTCATTTGCGATGGTTGGTCCTGACGAGCTTGATCTTCCGATGGATTTTGATTCATTGAAAAAGGCTGGAACGGGTTTGGGGTCTGCCGGTGTGATTGTCGTGGATGATGCGACCTGTATGGTGACGCAAACGCTGAAGCTGTCGAAGTTTTTTGAAGCTGAAAGTTGCGGGCAATGTCCGCCTTGCCGGATTGGAACGGGTGAGCTCGCCAAGCTGGTTCAAAAAATCGAGGAAGGGAATGGGACGCAAAAGGATCTGGATCAAATGTTGCAGATTTGCGGTTTTGTCAAGGGTACGGGCTTTTGCACCCTGGTAACCGGAGCCTCAGTCCTCATTCAAAACAGTCTTCGCATGTTCAAGCATGAATATGAAGAACATATCAAGTTGGGGGGATGTCCCTTTTCCGCACAAGCTGCACACGTCTAG
- a CDS encoding (2Fe-2S)-binding protein: MPHVTFIHPEGKSGEVPENVTLLEAADVLGFPLNHDCGGNASCTTCRVDVAVGEDHLSEIDFEEQDLLDREALTESYHRLGCQARVLGDVIVQVPEQKWGETTASDQPQSQQTSSKNVV, encoded by the coding sequence ATGCCACATGTCACGTTCATCCACCCGGAAGGAAAAAGCGGGGAAGTGCCAGAGAATGTCACGCTCCTGGAGGCCGCCGATGTTCTAGGATTTCCCCTCAATCACGACTGCGGCGGGAATGCGTCTTGTACTACCTGTCGCGTGGATGTGGCTGTCGGCGAAGACCATCTTTCGGAAATCGACTTTGAAGAACAAGATCTCTTAGATCGTGAAGCCCTCACCGAATCCTATCATCGCCTTGGCTGTCAGGCCAGAGTCCTCGGGGATGTCATTGTGCAAGTACCGGAGCAAAAGTGGGGAGAAACGACCGCGAGTGATCAGCCTCAGAGCCAACAGACTTCGAGTAAAAACGTGGTGTAA
- a CDS encoding 6-carboxytetrahydropterin synthase, with amino-acid sequence MSSQLAITRSYYFSAAHRLHTPQLSDEANQKIFGKCNNLNGHGHNYTVFVTVNQKNDSRPHEPLDCASLDRFVTRHIVERFDHQHLNYDPAFDGVVTTGENLAKLIWELLVDELPVGTLQKIGVLETRDNYFEYVGDR; translated from the coding sequence ATGTCGTCACAACTTGCCATTACCCGGTCGTATTATTTTTCAGCCGCTCACCGATTACACACTCCACAGTTAAGCGACGAGGCCAATCAAAAAATTTTCGGAAAGTGTAATAATCTCAACGGACACGGCCATAACTACACCGTTTTTGTGACCGTGAATCAAAAAAATGATTCCCGACCCCACGAGCCACTTGATTGCGCTTCGCTCGATCGCTTTGTGACACGCCATATTGTCGAGCGTTTTGATCATCAACATTTGAACTATGATCCAGCCTTTGACGGTGTCGTCACGACTGGTGAAAATTTGGCCAAGTTGATTTGGGAATTGTTGGTCGATGAACTTCCTGTCGGAACACTCCAAAAAATTGGGGTGCTTGAAACACGAGACAATTATTTTGAGTACGTTGGTGATCGATAG
- the folE gene encoding GTP cyclohydrolase I FolE, translating to MARKTRSSRSRTSPSASAMHQSQTRGVGLESTVHTMLTQLGEDPTRHGLQDTPKRVAKALTFLTSGYQQDIDELLNGALFPIDYDEMVIVKDIDFFSLCEHHMLPFFGKCHVGYIPRKHVVGLSKIPRLVDAFSRRLQVQERLTVQIAKTLQEKLNPHGVGVVLEARHLCMSMRGVEKQNTIAVTSEMQGVFRKQQQTREEFLKLIR from the coding sequence ATGGCTAGGAAAACACGCAGCTCTCGCTCACGCACTTCACCCAGCGCATCGGCGATGCATCAGAGTCAGACCAGGGGAGTAGGGTTGGAATCCACGGTCCACACGATGCTCACGCAACTTGGTGAAGATCCCACTCGTCACGGGTTACAGGATACGCCGAAGCGGGTCGCCAAGGCTCTTACGTTTCTCACCAGCGGGTACCAGCAGGATATCGATGAACTGTTGAACGGAGCGCTGTTTCCGATCGACTATGATGAAATGGTGATCGTGAAAGATATCGATTTTTTTAGCTTGTGCGAACATCATATGCTTCCATTCTTCGGAAAATGTCATGTGGGATACATTCCAAGAAAACATGTCGTCGGCTTGAGCAAGATTCCCCGGCTCGTGGATGCGTTTAGTCGTCGCTTACAGGTTCAAGAGCGTTTAACGGTCCAAATTGCCAAGACACTACAAGAAAAACTGAACCCCCATGGTGTAGGCGTCGTGCTCGAAGCCAGGCATTTGTGCATGAGCATGAGGGGTGTTGAAAAACAAAACACCATCGCGGTGACGAGTGAAATGCAAGGCGTGTTCCGCAAACAACAGCAGACGCGGGAAGAGTTTCTTAAGCTCATTCGGTGA
- a CDS encoding alpha/beta fold hydrolase encodes MKAYVNGVNLAYSDRGEGPPIVFIHAFPLSRMMWNPQVEALSQHYRVITIDLRGHGESDVLLWNFTMEDYAKDVHALLQFLNISQAMFVGLSMGGYTLFALYRLFPGMVKALILADTRAQEDSQEGKAGRMATAQIAYTQGQAAIADIMLPKLLAAQTIETRKDVVDSIREMILTTQPPAVIVDLMAMAARPDSTALLKTISHPTLILVGENDVATPPSDSHDMADLIPDSKLVIIPHAGHLSNYEQPEAFNDAVRTFMASKCL; translated from the coding sequence GTGAAGGCGTACGTCAATGGGGTGAATCTCGCGTATTCTGACAGAGGGGAAGGTCCGCCGATCGTATTCATCCATGCATTTCCCCTATCCCGTATGATGTGGAACCCTCAAGTCGAGGCCTTATCGCAACATTATCGCGTCATCACTATCGACCTTCGAGGTCATGGTGAGTCAGATGTCTTGTTGTGGAATTTTACGATGGAAGACTATGCCAAAGATGTCCACGCCCTTTTACAGTTCTTGAATATCTCACAGGCGATGTTTGTCGGACTCTCGATGGGAGGCTATACGCTCTTTGCCTTGTACCGGTTATTCCCCGGCATGGTGAAAGCGCTCATCCTCGCCGACACGCGCGCCCAGGAAGACAGTCAGGAAGGGAAGGCTGGTCGCATGGCCACGGCTCAAATCGCCTACACACAGGGCCAAGCGGCGATTGCCGACATAATGCTCCCCAAGCTGCTCGCGGCTCAGACGATAGAAACGAGAAAAGATGTCGTCGATTCAATCAGGGAGATGATACTGACGACTCAGCCACCTGCCGTCATCGTCGATCTTATGGCCATGGCCGCTCGCCCGGATTCAACAGCCCTCTTAAAAACCATCTCCCACCCGACGCTGATCCTGGTAGGAGAGAACGACGTCGCGACGCCTCCTTCAGACTCTCATGATATGGCTGACCTTATTCCAGACTCGAAGCTGGTCATCATTCCTCATGCCGGACATTTATCCAACTACGAGCAACCTGAAGCTTTTAATGATGCCGTTCGAACGTTTATGGCCTCCAAATGTCTATAG